In Spinacia oleracea cultivar Varoflay chromosome 5, BTI_SOV_V1, whole genome shotgun sequence, a single window of DNA contains:
- the LOC110797191 gene encoding zinc finger protein JACKDAW, protein MNLQGIEDGFCNLSSTFRGFTHQNSVHQQQQQQQQQQQQHQLNPNPKQCSNDNNNNNTNSHAPPVSKKKRNLPGTPDPDAEVMALSPTTLMATNRFICEICNKGFQRDQNLQLHRRGHNLPWKLRQRTNKEVKKKVYICPEKTCVHHDPARALGDLTGIKKHFSRKHGEKKWKCEKCSKKYAVQSDWKAHTKTCGTREYKCDCGTLFSRKDSFITHRAFCDALAEERIATSVAPPTLSFNTYPNNNSNPHSGFHHGIASEGLQDHPAGISPFSSLFRSDFNSMARGNTLTPGFSDMVQMATTNLFGSSFMMNNQNSSLDNRNNNSTTPSPSTTASLSLSSFPLSTKDESLGRNNNNNNNIKSNMDVETQSAGCLYSHDQNNPSSSSSTPMSATALLQKAAQMGSTRSNPSFLGTSLGVITTTPSQQVHHHPPVDPKHRAPNTSGTINVTSVSNITQLMMHPGVQSLHNNINQLNLPSIVSSGLTRDFLGMGAGDGSAHAFSPQDLVNFASISSAMGLDHFGNN, encoded by the exons atgaatttGCAAGGTATTGAAGATGGTTTTTGTAATTTGTCTTCAACATTTAGAGGATTCACTCATCAAAATTCTGTtcaccagcagcagcagcagcaacaacaacaacaacaacaacatcaactcaaccctaaccctaaacagTGTTCGAAcgataataataacaacaatactAATAGTCATGCTCCTCCAGTCtcgaagaagaagagaaatttgcCAGGGACTCCAG ATCCAGATGCGGAAGTGATGGCGTTATCACCGACGACACTAATGGCTACGAACCGATTCATATGTGAAATATGCAATAAAGGGTTCCAAAGAGATCAAAACCTTCAGCTGCACAGGAGAGGACACAACCTACCGTGGAAGCTTCGACAACGAACGAACAAAGAAGTAAAGAAGAAGGTTTATATATGCCCTGAGAAAACATGCGTACACCATGACCCTGCTCGAGCTCTCGGTGATCTCACCGGAATCAAAAAACATTTCAGCAGAAAACATGGTGAGAAAAAATGGAAGTGTGAAAAATGTTCTAAAAAATATGCTGTGCAATCAGATTGGAAAGCTCATACCAAGACTTGTGGTACTAGGGAGTACAAATGTGACTGTGGTACACTTTTCTCCAG GAAAGATAGTTTTATTACACATAGAGCTTTTTGTGATGCCTTAGCTGAAGAACGGATTGCTACTTCAGTTGCTCCTCCAACTCTAAGTTTCAACACTTATCCCAATAACAATAGTAATCCTCATTCTGGTTTTCATCATGGAATAGCTAGTGAAGGTTTACAAGACCATCCCGCCGGTATTTCTCCCTTCAGCTCGCTTTTCCGATCCGATTTTAACTCCATGGCCCGCGGGAATACTCTTACACCAG GTTTTTCTGATATGGTGCAAATGGCAACGACTAACCTGTTTGGGTCATCCTTTATGATGAACAATCAAAATTCATCCTTAGACAACAGGAATAATAATTCTACAACTCCATCACCATCCACCACGGCAAGTCTTTCTCTATCATCCTTCCCGCTCTCAACCAAGGATGAAAGCTTAGGAAgaaataacaacaacaataacaatatCAAGAGCAATATGGACGTTGAAACCCAATCTGCAGGCTGTTTATACTCACATGATCAAAACAATCCATCTTCTTCCTCGTCGACCCCAATGTCAGCAACCGCCCTCCTACAAAAAGCAGCTCAAATGGGTTCAACAAGGAGCAACCCTTCTTTTCTTGGGACATCCCTAGGGGTCATCACAACCACACCTTCACAACAagttcatcatcatcctccagtTGATCCCAAGCATCGAGCCCCGAATACTAGTGGCACCATTAATGTAACTTCAGTAAGCAACATTACTCAATTGATGATGCACCCGGGTGTACAATCCTTACATAATAACATAAACCAACTCAACCTCCCTTCTATCGTCTCCAGTGGTTTAACTAGAGATTTTCTTGGCATGGGAGCTGGGGATGGAAGTGCTCATGCCTTTTCGCCTCAAGACCTTGTTAATTTTGCGTCTATAAGCTCCGCTATGGGACTTGACCATTTTGGTAACAACTAG